A single genomic interval of bacterium harbors:
- the panD gene encoding aspartate 1-decarboxylase — MLIEMLFSKIHRATVTDANINYVGSITIDELLLKASGIRENQKVDIYNINNGERFSTYVILGRSGSGDICLNGAAARKVSIGDKIIICAYAHLSKDELNSYKPAIIHVDAQNKIVNEVFCNK, encoded by the coding sequence ATGCTAATTGAAATGCTTTTTTCAAAAATTCACAGAGCAACGGTAACTGATGCAAACATTAATTATGTAGGCTCAATAACAATAGATGAGCTTCTTTTAAAAGCTTCCGGCATTCGGGAAAATCAAAAAGTTGATATCTATAACATTAATAATGGAGAAAGATTTTCTACTTACGTTATATTAGGCAGGTCAGGAAGCGGTGATATATGCTTAAACGGGGCTGCCGCAAGAAAAGTATCTATAGGCGATAAAATAATTATTTGTGCCTATGCGCATCTTTCTAAAGACGAATTGAACTCATATAAACCTGCAATTATCCACGTGGATGCGCAGAACAAAATTGTTAATGAAGTATTTTGTAACAAATAA
- a CDS encoding peptidylprolyl isomerase: MKKIALTVMAASMIFLSGCGQKEKNATGPAVIKINDSVITKGMVDASFKTGPLNIDVNKPENKFIYLIYKNKTVNDLIVKELLTQEANKRKISVSPEEIKAKLDEITNKVGGKKRFEESLAQNNLDKDTFSDMVGFDMLKEKLVNSLSGVQIVSEGTAKDFYVKNQNQYFKHPEQVRASHILISASESDIRSKIEAEGKKLSTGELSNKVKSEINAAKEKAEKILAEVKANPNKFEELARKESQDPSSATKGGDLGFFDNKQMVPAFSKVAFSTKPGEISDIVKTEFGFHIIKVVDRKKSGSVPFDEVKPQIQKYLEQQAKMQVIQKFIESSRNTAKIVFLDKEYDPKNIESEIKELAKKQKAPQQVPVKK, encoded by the coding sequence ATGAAAAAAATAGCACTGACGGTAATGGCAGCTTCGATGATTTTTTTGAGCGGCTGCGGACAAAAAGAAAAAAACGCTACAGGTCCTGCGGTTATAAAGATTAATGATTCTGTTATAACAAAAGGAATGGTTGATGCATCTTTTAAAACAGGTCCTTTAAACATTGATGTAAACAAACCTGAAAACAAATTTATTTATCTTATTTATAAAAATAAAACAGTAAATGACCTTATAGTTAAAGAATTATTGACGCAGGAAGCAAATAAAAGAAAAATCTCTGTTTCTCCTGAAGAAATTAAAGCTAAATTAGACGAAATAACAAATAAAGTTGGCGGAAAAAAACGATTCGAAGAATCTCTTGCACAAAATAATCTGGATAAAGATACTTTTAGCGATATGGTAGGTTTTGATATGTTAAAAGAAAAACTTGTCAATAGCCTCTCAGGCGTACAAATTGTCAGTGAAGGTACAGCAAAAGATTTTTATGTAAAAAACCAGAATCAATATTTCAAGCATCCCGAGCAAGTTAGAGCAAGCCATATTCTAATCAGTGCATCAGAATCAGATATCAGGTCAAAAATTGAAGCTGAAGGCAAAAAATTATCAACAGGCGAGTTAAGTAATAAAGTTAAATCTGAAATTAATGCAGCCAAAGAAAAAGCTGAAAAAATTCTCGCAGAAGTTAAAGCAAATCCTAATAAATTCGAAGAACTGGCAAGAAAAGAATCTCAAGACCCTTCAAGTGCAACTAAAGGCGGCGATTTAGGGTTTTTCGACAATAAACAAATGGTACCCGCGTTTTCAAAAGTTGCATTTTCTACAAAACCGGGAGAAATTAGCGACATAGTAAAAACAGAATTCGGCTTCCATATTATAAAAGTTGTTGACCGTAAAAAATCCGGTTCAGTGCCTTTTGATGAAGTAAAACCTCAAATCCAAAAATATCTTGAGCAACAGGCTAAAATGCAAGTTATACAAAAATTCATAGAAAGTTCAAGAAATACCGCAAAAATCGTATTTTTGGATAAAGAATACGATCCTAAAAACATTGAATCAGAAATTAAAGAACTTGCAAAAAAACAAAAAGCTCCTCAACAAGTACCTGTGAAAAAATAA
- the rpe gene encoding ribulose-phosphate 3-epimerase, whose protein sequence is MKKNIIVAPSILSADFANLERDINKIEKAGADWVHVDVMDGRFVPNITIGAPVVKSIRKTTKMPFDVHLMIVEPAKYIEDFAKAGSDYITIHAEACEDNLEETIDLIKSFGVKAGVSIKPKTPVEVLKKIIHKLDLVLIMTVEPGFGGQSFITECLPKISEVRELIEQENLKHIFIEVDGGINAETAKLATAAGANALVAGNYVYSAKNMPTAIAALRPNSID, encoded by the coding sequence ATGAAGAAAAATATAATAGTTGCACCGTCAATTTTGTCTGCCGACTTTGCAAACCTCGAAAGAGATATTAATAAAATCGAAAAAGCAGGAGCTGACTGGGTTCATGTTGATGTAATGGACGGAAGGTTTGTCCCGAACATTACTATAGGCGCACCTGTCGTTAAATCTATCAGAAAAACGACAAAAATGCCATTTGATGTGCATTTAATGATTGTTGAGCCTGCTAAATACATAGAAGACTTCGCAAAAGCAGGTTCTGACTACATAACAATCCACGCAGAAGCCTGCGAAGACAATCTTGAAGAAACCATCGACCTGATAAAAAGTTTCGGGGTCAAAGCAGGAGTTTCTATAAAACCCAAAACTCCTGTTGAAGTCCTGAAAAAAATAATTCACAAGCTTGATTTAGTTTTGATAATGACGGTAGAACCGGGATTTGGAGGTCAATCTTTTATAACGGAATGCCTGCCAAAGATTTCAGAAGTCAGAGAGCTGATAGAACAAGAGAATTTAAAACATATTTTTATTGAAGTTGACGGCGGAATTAATGCAGAGACCGCAAAACTTGCAACAGCCGCAGGGGCAAATGCGCTTGTCGCAGGAAATTATGTCTACAGTGCCAAAAATATGCCAACAGCTATAGCTGCTTTGCGACCAAATTCTATCGATTAA
- the rnc gene encoding ribonuclease III translates to MLNDKRKTELDELLNNINLSIDDYSLLDVALTHSSYNFENKLAEIEDNERLEFLGDAVLKLLASRYLYERFPEYPEGDLTKIRAVLVSDNTLAHIAAKINLDKFLKIGYHEAKLGGRTRLSTLACAFESVLGAFYLDGKIDILYDFLVNLLKDDVTEIDNSASKYNFKAMLQEYAQSNGMKIPEYKVVEEKGPAHSKVFAVEVWVNGDKMGFGEGNSKKEAHQIAARIAAVALGLLEGHEK, encoded by the coding sequence ATGTTGAATGACAAAAGAAAAACTGAACTTGACGAGCTGCTAAATAACATAAATTTAAGCATAGATGATTATTCTTTGCTTGATGTTGCCCTGACTCACAGTTCATATAATTTTGAAAACAAACTTGCCGAGATAGAAGACAATGAAAGACTTGAATTTCTTGGCGATGCGGTGCTTAAATTGCTGGCAAGCAGGTATTTATACGAAAGATTTCCTGAATATCCCGAAGGTGATCTTACAAAAATACGGGCTGTTCTCGTAAGCGACAATACTCTTGCTCATATTGCCGCTAAAATAAATCTTGATAAATTCCTCAAAATTGGCTATCACGAAGCAAAACTTGGCGGCAGGACACGATTATCAACTCTTGCATGCGCGTTTGAGTCAGTATTAGGTGCGTTTTACCTTGACGGAAAAATTGACATTCTTTACGACTTTCTGGTTAATCTACTGAAGGATGATGTTACAGAAATCGACAACTCTGCTTCAAAGTATAATTTTAAAGCGATGCTTCAAGAATATGCCCAGTCTAACGGAATGAAAATCCCCGAATACAAAGTTGTTGAAGAAAAAGGACCTGCCCATAGCAAAGTCTTTGCTGTTGAAGTTTGGGTAAACGGAGATAAAATGGGTTTTGGAGAAGGAAACTCAAAAAAAGAAGCACATCAAATTGCTGCAAGAATTGCTGCTGTTGCTTTAGGTTTATTGGAAGGGCATGAAAAATAA
- a CDS encoding DUF2283 domain-containing protein, which produces MKFNYYLETDSLYIDLSEKSSVESVEVSEGIVIDYDKNGSIVGIDINQASKKVNISRLETHSLPLENISMTA; this is translated from the coding sequence ATGAAATTCAATTATTATCTCGAAACTGATTCCCTGTATATAGATTTATCAGAGAAATCAAGCGTTGAATCTGTTGAAGTATCAGAAGGAATAGTTATTGACTACGATAAAAATGGTAGTATAGTTGGCATTGATATAAATCAGGCAAGCAAAAAAGTTAATATATCCCGCCTTGAAACCCATTCACTGCCTTTAGAAAATATATCTATGACTGCATAA
- a CDS encoding phosphatidate cytidylyltransferase, which produces MGLIKFFSKARVYVATIFLLICLVSLIYGGFPLAVFLSVLIYFGQVELVNMLKAKGMNPPLALILFIDAILIICATLKQYNYVVPILAISTIVIFLVILFRGAKASINDIGASFLAILYGGFLPIHIIFLRDIKGPDILLFGRHFDLGIGYIVLMFVVISLCDIAAFYVGTKLGKTPLWPEISPKKTIEGSVGGTVVSVLGAVLIGHFIDLSLVHSIISGLLLSLAAQFGDLAESMIKRDAGFKDSGNLLPGHGGMLDRADSYVFTGAIAYYYFSIFVNNGSLLSTFMPF; this is translated from the coding sequence GTGGGCTTAATCAAATTTTTTTCTAAAGCACGGGTTTATGTAGCAACCATCTTTTTGTTAATTTGCCTTGTATCATTAATATATGGGGGATTCCCACTGGCTGTCTTCCTTTCTGTATTAATATATTTTGGTCAGGTTGAACTTGTTAATATGCTAAAAGCAAAGGGAATGAACCCTCCTTTAGCTTTGATTCTTTTTATAGATGCTATTCTTATAATTTGCGCCACTTTAAAACAATATAATTACGTTGTTCCTATTTTAGCAATTTCAACAATAGTTATATTTCTTGTGATTTTATTCAGAGGCGCAAAAGCTTCCATAAACGATATAGGTGCATCGTTTCTTGCAATCTTGTACGGCGGCTTTTTGCCGATACACATTATATTTTTGAGAGATATTAAAGGCCCTGACATCTTATTATTCGGCAGGCATTTTGATCTCGGTATCGGATATATTGTTTTGATGTTCGTAGTAATTTCGTTATGCGATATTGCGGCGTTTTATGTCGGAACTAAACTCGGGAAAACACCTTTATGGCCTGAAATCAGCCCGAAAAAAACTATTGAAGGCTCAGTTGGAGGAACTGTTGTTAGTGTTTTAGGCGCTGTATTAATCGGACATTTTATTGATTTATCTCTTGTTCATTCGATAATATCAGGTTTATTATTATCTTTAGCCGCACAGTTTGGTGATTTGGCGGAATCAATGATAAAAAGAGATGCAGGTTTCAAAGATTCAGGCAATTTACTTCCCGGTCACGGGGGTATGCTTGATAGAGCAGACAGCTATGTCTTTACAGGTGCTATAGCTTATTATTATTTCAGTATTTTTGTTAATAATGGTTCATTGTTATCAACATTTATGCCATTTTGA
- the frr gene encoding ribosome recycling factor — MPVNQLFEQAEEKMNKTIAGTKKEYSAIRTGRANPLVLDKITIEYYGSPTSLRQIATVSVQDGQTLVITPYDKTIINVIEKAIMKSDLGVTPNSDGVCIRLTFPQPTEERRKELVKTVKKVGEEGKVAIRNIRRDSTDTLKKLEKSENIPEDEVKKAQDKIQKITDKYIREMDDVVAEKEREVLSI, encoded by the coding sequence ATGCCTGTTAATCAATTATTTGAACAAGCTGAAGAAAAAATGAATAAAACCATCGCCGGAACTAAAAAAGAATATTCCGCTATAAGAACAGGCAGAGCAAATCCGCTGGTTCTTGATAAAATAACGATTGAATATTACGGATCACCGACATCTCTTAGACAAATAGCAACTGTGAGCGTTCAGGACGGTCAAACACTAGTTATTACACCGTATGACAAAACAATAATAAATGTTATCGAAAAAGCTATTATGAAGTCAGATCTGGGTGTAACTCCTAACAGTGACGGTGTTTGCATAAGACTAACTTTCCCTCAGCCGACAGAAGAAAGAAGAAAAGAACTTGTTAAAACTGTCAAAAAGGTTGGCGAAGAAGGAAAAGTTGCTATCAGAAACATCCGAAGAGATTCGACTGATACGCTTAAAAAATTGGAAAAATCCGAAAACATTCCTGAAGATGAAGTAAAAAAAGCTCAGGATAAAATACAAAAAATTACTGACAAATATATCAGGGAAATGGATGATGTAGTTGCAGAAAAAGAAAGAGAAGTCTTATCAATTTAA